A window from Vulcanimicrobium alpinum encodes these proteins:
- a CDS encoding PaaI family thioesterase → MQATRERLVRWEDPLSHLAGFEGMTGLQALQAIVEGRVPPPPIANLMDFTIVEVDQGRAVFEGLPGEHHYNPIGSVHGAFALALFDSAMSCAIHTLLDVGVGYTTTDVQVRFIRGISKDSGPIRCEGTALHVGRSTAVAEGKLYDGSRKLLGIGTTACAILRR, encoded by the coding sequence ATGCAAGCCACTCGCGAACGGCTCGTCCGCTGGGAAGATCCGCTCTCGCATCTCGCAGGCTTCGAAGGGATGACGGGCCTTCAGGCGCTCCAGGCGATCGTCGAGGGGCGCGTCCCGCCGCCGCCGATCGCCAATTTGATGGATTTCACCATCGTCGAAGTCGATCAGGGGCGCGCGGTGTTTGAAGGCCTCCCCGGCGAGCACCACTACAATCCGATCGGCTCGGTGCACGGCGCGTTCGCGCTGGCGCTGTTCGACTCGGCGATGAGCTGCGCGATCCATACCTTGCTCGACGTCGGCGTCGGCTACACCACGACCGACGTGCAGGTGCGGTTCATCCGCGGCATCTCGAAGGATTCGGGGCCGATCCGCTGCGAGGGAACGGCGCTGCACGTCGGCCGCAGCACGGCCGTCGCCGAAGGCAAACTCTACGACGGCAGCCGCAAGCTGCTGGGCATCGGGACGACCGCCTGCGCGATTCTGCGGCGATGA
- a CDS encoding helix-turn-helix domain-containing protein, producing MNCSIARALDVVGEWWTLLVIREAFRGVRRFDGFVERLEIAPNILSARLRRLIEHEILEERPYSERPRRVEYRLTAKGRDLFPVIVALLGWGDRWYADDGPPVVLEHVTCGRRAEPRFVCTHCGERLHPRDTRAVPGRGAEEAEPSLAVTSSSA from the coding sequence ATGAATTGCTCGATCGCGCGCGCGCTCGACGTCGTCGGCGAGTGGTGGACCCTGCTCGTGATCCGCGAGGCGTTTCGCGGCGTGCGCCGCTTCGACGGGTTCGTCGAGCGGCTCGAGATCGCACCGAACATCCTGAGCGCGCGCCTGCGACGGCTGATCGAGCACGAGATTCTCGAAGAACGGCCCTACTCCGAGCGCCCGCGACGCGTCGAATACCGGCTGACCGCGAAGGGACGCGATCTCTTTCCCGTCATCGTCGCACTGCTGGGCTGGGGCGATCGCTGGTACGCCGACGACGGGCCGCCGGTGGTGCTCGAACACGTGACGTGCGGCCGCCGCGCCGAGCCGCGCTTCGTCTGCACGCACTGCGGCGAGCGCCTGCATCCTCGCGACACGCGCGCGGTCCCCGGCCGCGGCGCCGAAGAGGCGGAGCCGAGTCTGGCGGTTACTTCATCGTCGGCATGA